The Neovison vison isolate M4711 chromosome 10, ASM_NN_V1, whole genome shotgun sequence genome has a segment encoding these proteins:
- the KIRREL1 gene encoding kin of IRRE-like protein 1 isoform X1, producing the protein MLSLLVWILTLSDTFSQGTQTRFSQEPADQTVVAGQRAVLPCVLLNYSGIVQWTKDGLALGMGQGLKAWPRYRVVGSADAGQYNLEITDAELSDDASYECQATEAALRSRRAKLTVLIPPEDTRIDGGPVILLQAGTPHNLTCRAFNAKPAATIIWFRDGTQQEGAVASTELLKDGKRETTVSQLLINPTDLDIGRVFTCRSVNEATPTGKETSIELDVHHPPTVTLSIEPQTVQEGERVVFTCQATANPEILGYRWAKGGFLIEDAHESRYETNVDYSFFTEPVSCEVHNKVGSTNVSTLVNVHFAPRIVVDPKPTTTDIGSDVTLTCVWVGNPPLTLTWTKKDSNMGPRPPGSPPEAALSAQVLSNSNQLLLKSVTQADAGTYTCRAIVPRIGVAEREVPLYVNGPPIISSEAVQYAVRGDGGKVECFIGSTPPPDRIAWAWKENFLEAGTLERYTVERTNSGSGVLSTLTINNVMEADFQTHYNCTAWNSFGPGTAIIQLEEREVLPVGIIAGATIGAGALLTFFFIALVFFLYRRRKGSRKDVTLRKLDIKVETVNREPLTMHSDREEDTASVSTATRVMKAIYSSFKDDVDLKQDLRCEALDTREEYEMKDPTNGYYNVRAHEDRPASRAVLYADYRAPGPARFDGRPASRLSHSSGYAQLSSYSRAPASDFGPEPAAPGPAAPAGADSASTLSYENYDKFNPHPFPAAAGYPTYRLGYPQAPPSGLERTPFEAYDPIGKYATATRFSYTSQHSDYGQRFQQRMQTHV; encoded by the exons GGACCCAGACCCGCTTCAGCCAGGAGCCGGCTGACCAGACGGTGGTGGCAGGACAGCGGGCCGTGCTCCCCTGTGTGCTGCTCAACTACTCCGGCATCGTGCAATGGACCAAGGACGGGCTGGCACTGGGCATGGGCCAGGGCCTCAAAG CCTGGCCACGGTACCGGGTCGTGGGCTCCGCGGATGCCGGGCAGTACAACCTGGAGATCACGGACGCCGAGCTGTCTGACGACGCCTCCTACGAGTGCCAGGCCACAGAGGCCGCCCTGCGCTCGCGGCGGGCCAAGCTCACCGTGCTCA TCCCCCCAGAGGACACCAGGATCGATGGCGGCCCTGTGATTCTGCTGCAAGCTGGCACCCCCCACAATCTCACATGCCGAGCCTTCAACGCCAAGCCGGCCGCCACCATCATCTGGTTCCGGGATGGGACACAGCAAGAGGGCGCTGTGGCCAGCACG GAGCTGCTGAAGGACGGGAAGAGGGAGACCACCGTCAGCCAGCTGCTCATCAACCCCACAGACCTGGACATCGGGCGCGTCTTCACCTGCCGCAGCGTGAACGAGGCCACCCCCACCGGCAAGGAGACGTCCATCGAGCTTGACGTGCACC ACCCTCCCACAGTGACCCTGTCTATTGAGCCGCAGACGGTACAGGAGGGGGAGCGCGTCGTCTTCACCTGCCAGGCCACAGCGAACCCTGAGATTCTGGGCTACAG GTGGGCCAAGGGCGGCTTCTTGATTGAAGACGCGCACGAGAGTCGCTATGAGACGAACGTCGACTATTCCTTCTTCACGGAGCCCGTGTCCTGTGAAGTGCACAACAAAGTGGGGAGCACCAACGTCAGCACCTTAGTCAACGTCCACT TTGCCCCCCGGATCGTAGTTGACCCCAAGCCCACGACCACAGACATTGGCTCTGACGTGACCCTCACCTGCGTCTGGGTGGGGAACCCCCCCCTCACCCTCACCTGGACCAAAAAGGACTCAAACATG GGGCCCAGGCCTCCTGGCTCCCCACCCGAGGCTGCTCTCTCTGCCCAGGTCCTGAGTAACAGCAACCAGTTGCTGCTGAAGTCAGTGACCCAGGCCGATGCGGGCACGTACACCTGCCGGGCCATCGTGCCTCGGATCGGCGTGGCCGAGAGGGAGGTGCCCCTCTATGTGAACG GGCCCCCCATTATCTCCAGCGAAGCGGTGCAGTATGCTGTCAGGGGCGACGGGGGCAAGGTGGAGTGTTTCATCGGGAGCACGCCACCCCCGGACCGCATC GCCTGGGCCTGGAAGGAGAACTTCCTGGAGGCGGGCACCCTGGAGCGCTACACGGTGGAGAGGACCAACTCGGGCAGCGGCGTGCTGTCCACGCTCACCATCAACAACGTCATGGAAGCAGACTTTCAGACGCACTACAACTGCACGGCCTGGAACAGCTTCGGGCCCGGCACGGCCATCATCCAGCTAGAGGAGCGAG AGGTGCTGCCCGTGGGCATCATCGCCGGGGCCACCATCGGCGCGGGCGCGCTGCTCACCTTCTTCTTCATCGCTTTGGTGTTCTTCCTCTACCGACGCCGCAAAGGCA GCCGCAAGGACGTGACCCTTAGGAAGCTGGACATCAAGGTGGAGACTGTGAACCGGGAGCCACTCACGATGCATTCAGACCGGGAGGAGGACACCGCCAGCGTGTCCACAGCGACTCGGGTCATGAAGGCCATCTACTCG TCTTTCAAGGACGACGTGGACCTGAAGCAGGACCTGCGCTGCGAGGCCCTGGACACGCGGGAGGAGTACGAGATGAAG GACCCCACCAACGGCTACTACAACGTGCGCGCCCACGAGGACCGGCCGGCGTCGCGGGCCGTGCTCTACGCCGACTACCGCGCCCCCGGGCCCGCGCGCTTCGACGGGCGCCCGGCCTCCCGCCTCTCGCACTCGAGCGGCTACGCGCAGCTCAGCTCCTACAGCCGCGCCCCCGCGTCCGACTTCGGCCCCGAGCCCGCCGCCCCCGGGCCCGCCGCCCCGGCCGGCGCCGACTCGGCCAGCACGCTGTCCTACGAGAACTACGACAAGTTCAACCCGCACCCCTTCCCCGCGGCGGCGGGCTACCCCACCTACCGCCTGGGCTACCCGCAGGCGCCGCCGTCGGGCCTGGAGCGGACCCCGTTCGAGGCGTACGACCCGATCGGCAAGTACGCCACGGCCACCCGCTTCTCCTACACCTCGCAGCACTCGGACTACGGGCAGCGGTTCCAGCAGCGCATGCAGACTCACGTGTAG
- the KIRREL1 gene encoding kin of IRRE-like protein 1 isoform X2: MLSLLVWILTLSDTFSQGTQTRFSQEPADQTVVAGQRAVLPCVLLNYSGIVQWTKDGLALGMGQGLKAWPRYRVVGSADAGQYNLEITDAELSDDASYECQATEAALRSRRAKLTVLIPPEDTRIDGGPVILLQAGTPHNLTCRAFNAKPAATIIWFRDGTQQEGAVASTELLKDGKRETTVSQLLINPTDLDIGRVFTCRSVNEATPTGKETSIELDVHHPPTVTLSIEPQTVQEGERVVFTCQATANPEILGYRWAKGGFLIEDAHESRYETNVDYSFFTEPVSCEVHNKVGSTNVSTLVNVHFAPRIVVDPKPTTTDIGSDVTLTCVWVGNPPLTLTWTKKDSNMVLSNSNQLLLKSVTQADAGTYTCRAIVPRIGVAEREVPLYVNGPPIISSEAVQYAVRGDGGKVECFIGSTPPPDRIAWAWKENFLEAGTLERYTVERTNSGSGVLSTLTINNVMEADFQTHYNCTAWNSFGPGTAIIQLEEREVLPVGIIAGATIGAGALLTFFFIALVFFLYRRRKGSRKDVTLRKLDIKVETVNREPLTMHSDREEDTASVSTATRVMKAIYSSFKDDVDLKQDLRCEALDTREEYEMKDPTNGYYNVRAHEDRPASRAVLYADYRAPGPARFDGRPASRLSHSSGYAQLSSYSRAPASDFGPEPAAPGPAAPAGADSASTLSYENYDKFNPHPFPAAAGYPTYRLGYPQAPPSGLERTPFEAYDPIGKYATATRFSYTSQHSDYGQRFQQRMQTHV, encoded by the exons GGACCCAGACCCGCTTCAGCCAGGAGCCGGCTGACCAGACGGTGGTGGCAGGACAGCGGGCCGTGCTCCCCTGTGTGCTGCTCAACTACTCCGGCATCGTGCAATGGACCAAGGACGGGCTGGCACTGGGCATGGGCCAGGGCCTCAAAG CCTGGCCACGGTACCGGGTCGTGGGCTCCGCGGATGCCGGGCAGTACAACCTGGAGATCACGGACGCCGAGCTGTCTGACGACGCCTCCTACGAGTGCCAGGCCACAGAGGCCGCCCTGCGCTCGCGGCGGGCCAAGCTCACCGTGCTCA TCCCCCCAGAGGACACCAGGATCGATGGCGGCCCTGTGATTCTGCTGCAAGCTGGCACCCCCCACAATCTCACATGCCGAGCCTTCAACGCCAAGCCGGCCGCCACCATCATCTGGTTCCGGGATGGGACACAGCAAGAGGGCGCTGTGGCCAGCACG GAGCTGCTGAAGGACGGGAAGAGGGAGACCACCGTCAGCCAGCTGCTCATCAACCCCACAGACCTGGACATCGGGCGCGTCTTCACCTGCCGCAGCGTGAACGAGGCCACCCCCACCGGCAAGGAGACGTCCATCGAGCTTGACGTGCACC ACCCTCCCACAGTGACCCTGTCTATTGAGCCGCAGACGGTACAGGAGGGGGAGCGCGTCGTCTTCACCTGCCAGGCCACAGCGAACCCTGAGATTCTGGGCTACAG GTGGGCCAAGGGCGGCTTCTTGATTGAAGACGCGCACGAGAGTCGCTATGAGACGAACGTCGACTATTCCTTCTTCACGGAGCCCGTGTCCTGTGAAGTGCACAACAAAGTGGGGAGCACCAACGTCAGCACCTTAGTCAACGTCCACT TTGCCCCCCGGATCGTAGTTGACCCCAAGCCCACGACCACAGACATTGGCTCTGACGTGACCCTCACCTGCGTCTGGGTGGGGAACCCCCCCCTCACCCTCACCTGGACCAAAAAGGACTCAAACATG GTCCTGAGTAACAGCAACCAGTTGCTGCTGAAGTCAGTGACCCAGGCCGATGCGGGCACGTACACCTGCCGGGCCATCGTGCCTCGGATCGGCGTGGCCGAGAGGGAGGTGCCCCTCTATGTGAACG GGCCCCCCATTATCTCCAGCGAAGCGGTGCAGTATGCTGTCAGGGGCGACGGGGGCAAGGTGGAGTGTTTCATCGGGAGCACGCCACCCCCGGACCGCATC GCCTGGGCCTGGAAGGAGAACTTCCTGGAGGCGGGCACCCTGGAGCGCTACACGGTGGAGAGGACCAACTCGGGCAGCGGCGTGCTGTCCACGCTCACCATCAACAACGTCATGGAAGCAGACTTTCAGACGCACTACAACTGCACGGCCTGGAACAGCTTCGGGCCCGGCACGGCCATCATCCAGCTAGAGGAGCGAG AGGTGCTGCCCGTGGGCATCATCGCCGGGGCCACCATCGGCGCGGGCGCGCTGCTCACCTTCTTCTTCATCGCTTTGGTGTTCTTCCTCTACCGACGCCGCAAAGGCA GCCGCAAGGACGTGACCCTTAGGAAGCTGGACATCAAGGTGGAGACTGTGAACCGGGAGCCACTCACGATGCATTCAGACCGGGAGGAGGACACCGCCAGCGTGTCCACAGCGACTCGGGTCATGAAGGCCATCTACTCG TCTTTCAAGGACGACGTGGACCTGAAGCAGGACCTGCGCTGCGAGGCCCTGGACACGCGGGAGGAGTACGAGATGAAG GACCCCACCAACGGCTACTACAACGTGCGCGCCCACGAGGACCGGCCGGCGTCGCGGGCCGTGCTCTACGCCGACTACCGCGCCCCCGGGCCCGCGCGCTTCGACGGGCGCCCGGCCTCCCGCCTCTCGCACTCGAGCGGCTACGCGCAGCTCAGCTCCTACAGCCGCGCCCCCGCGTCCGACTTCGGCCCCGAGCCCGCCGCCCCCGGGCCCGCCGCCCCGGCCGGCGCCGACTCGGCCAGCACGCTGTCCTACGAGAACTACGACAAGTTCAACCCGCACCCCTTCCCCGCGGCGGCGGGCTACCCCACCTACCGCCTGGGCTACCCGCAGGCGCCGCCGTCGGGCCTGGAGCGGACCCCGTTCGAGGCGTACGACCCGATCGGCAAGTACGCCACGGCCACCCGCTTCTCCTACACCTCGCAGCACTCGGACTACGGGCAGCGGTTCCAGCAGCGCATGCAGACTCACGTGTAG